In a genomic window of Glycine max cultivar Williams 82 chromosome 13, Glycine_max_v4.0, whole genome shotgun sequence:
- the LOC100796414 gene encoding uncharacterized protein isoform X1: MANTSLTDAAALASHPLPHSNAPLSACSTLNAPATTLPLFPSTTFAVMCFPDTNTLKAYLIIIPIPRSPTHGLTQYNLGHSGPRPNTNYKKEQNPIFYYQYQTTNMALAMGIMASTTITLIRPPLTFLSCRSNNNNSSSSVSAASRIFHFRSISAMSTPQGSSDSASTKTERVVIKGRVQGVFYRNWTIENATQLGLKGWVRNRRDGSVEALFSGSVDAVQEMEQRCRRGPPDAVVTGLQVFPSDDDPATTGFHRKPTL; this comes from the exons ATGGCCAACACCTCCCTGACGGACGCCGCCGCCCTCGCGTCGCACCCCCTCCCCCACTCGAACGCGCCCCTCAGCGCGTGCTCAACACTTAACGCACCCGCCACCACCCTCCCGTTGTTCCCCTCCACCACGTTCGCCGTCATGTGCTTCCCCGACACAAACACCCTCAAAGCATACCTCATCATCATCCCCATCCCCCGCTCCCCAACCCATGGGCTTACACAATATAACTTGGGCCATAGTGGGCCTAGGCCcaatacaaattacaaaaaagaaCAGAATcccattttttattatcaatatcaGACCACGAACATGGCATTGGCAATGGGAATAATGGCATCAACTACGATTACGCTTATTCGTCCACCACTCACATTCCTCTCGTGTCGGAGTAACAATAATAATTCTAGTTCTAGTGTTAGCGCTGCTTCTAGAATCTTTCATTTCCGTTCAATCTCCGCTATGAGCACTCCGCAAGGCTCATCGGACTCGGCTTCCACCAAAACG GAGAGGGTGGTGATAAAGGGGAGGGTGCAGGGAGTGTTTTACAGGAACTGGACGATTGAGAACGCGACGCAATTAGGGTTGAAGGGGTGGGTGAGGAACCGGAGGGACGGGTCGGTGGAGGCTCTGTTCTCCGGGAGTGTTGACGCGGTGCAGGAAATGGAGCAGAGGTGTCGGCGTGGCCCTCCCGATGCGGTTGTCACCGGCCTTCAGGTTTTCCCCTCCGACGATGACCCTGCCACTACTGGGTTTCACCGCAAACCTACTCTTTGA
- the LOC547884 gene encoding heavy metal-associated isoprenylated plant protein 5, whose translation MGEEKEQPKNDTEKKPEEVAPKKDDGPIPVVYKLDLHCEGCVKKIKRTCRHFEGVETVKADLSSNKVTVTGKMDAEKLRDKIAERTKKKVDIISAPPKKEAAVAEKPPEKKAEDKKPEEKKPEEKPKESTVVLKIKLHCDGCIAKIRRIILRFKGVQLVSLDGSKDLVTVKGTMDVKEMLPYLNEKLKRNVEVVPPPKKDDDKKEKEGGGGGGGGEKKEGGGEKKEKEGDGEKKEKDGAAAAAAEVINKMEYMHRMAPPSFWYDGGHFPGQTSYAMEVHPGYGASANNHYVEPGYVNQGYPLQPPLPYYMHPHAPPPQMFSDENPNACSIM comes from the exons ATGGGAGAG GAAAAGGAGCAGCCTAAGAATGACACCGAGAAAAAGCCCGAGGAGGTAGCCCCCAAGAAAGACGACGGACCCATCCCTGTCGTTTACAAACTCGACTTGCATTGCGAGGGATGCGTCAAGAAGATCAAACGCACCTGTCGCCACTTCGAAg GTGTGGAAACCGTTAAGGCGGATCTATCGTCGAACAAGGTGACTGTTACCGGTAAAATGGACGCCGAGAAGCTGCGAGATAAGATTGCCGAGAGAACAAAGAAGAAGGTTGATATCATATCAGCTCCGCCGAAAAAAGAAGCCGCCGTTGCGGAAAAACCGCCGGAGAAGAAGGCAGAAGACAAGAAGCCTGAGGAGAAAAAACCAGAAGAAAAACCTAAAGAG AGTACGGTGGTTTTGAAGATCAAACTACACTGTGACGGTTGCATTGCGAAAATTCGAAGAATCATTCTTAGGTTCAAAG GTGTTCAATTGGTGAGCCTCGACGGAAGCAAGGACTTGGTGACGGTGAAGGGAACGATGGACGTGAAGGAGATGTTGCCGTACCTGAACGAGAAGCTGAAGCGAAACGTGGAAGTGGTGCCTCCTCCGAAGAAAGACGACgataagaaagagaaagaaggcggcggcggcggcggcggcggcgagAAGAAAGAAGGCGGTGgtgagaagaaagagaaagaaggcGACGGcgagaagaaagagaaagacgGTGCGGCGGCAGCGGCTGCGGAGGTTATTAACAAAATGGAGTATATGCACCGGATGGCACCTCCTTCGTTCTGGTACGACGGAGGACACTTTCCCGGTCAAACAAGTTACGCTATGGAGGTTCATCCAGGGTATGGTGCTAGTGCTAATAATCATTACGTGGAGCCAGGGTACGTGAACCAGGGTTATCCTCTGCAGCCACCTCTACCGTACTACATGCACCCGCACGCTCCTCCTCCGCAGATGTTCAGCGATGAAAACCCCAATGCATGTTCAATCATGTGA
- the LOC100796414 gene encoding uncharacterized protein isoform X2: MANTSLTDAAALASHPLPHSNAPLSACSTLNAPATTLPLFPSTTFAVMCFPDTNTLKAYLIIIPIPRSPTHGLTQYNLGHSGPRPNTNYKKEQNPIFYYQYQTTNMALAMGIMASTTITLIRPPLTFLSCRSNNNNSSSSVSAASRIFHFRSISAMSTPQGSSDSASTKTGVFYRNWTIENATQLGLKGWVRNRRDGSVEALFSGSVDAVQEMEQRCRRGPPDAVVTGLQVFPSDDDPATTGFHRKPTL; the protein is encoded by the exons ATGGCCAACACCTCCCTGACGGACGCCGCCGCCCTCGCGTCGCACCCCCTCCCCCACTCGAACGCGCCCCTCAGCGCGTGCTCAACACTTAACGCACCCGCCACCACCCTCCCGTTGTTCCCCTCCACCACGTTCGCCGTCATGTGCTTCCCCGACACAAACACCCTCAAAGCATACCTCATCATCATCCCCATCCCCCGCTCCCCAACCCATGGGCTTACACAATATAACTTGGGCCATAGTGGGCCTAGGCCcaatacaaattacaaaaaagaaCAGAATcccattttttattatcaatatcaGACCACGAACATGGCATTGGCAATGGGAATAATGGCATCAACTACGATTACGCTTATTCGTCCACCACTCACATTCCTCTCGTGTCGGAGTAACAATAATAATTCTAGTTCTAGTGTTAGCGCTGCTTCTAGAATCTTTCATTTCCGTTCAATCTCCGCTATGAGCACTCCGCAAGGCTCATCGGACTCGGCTTCCACCAAAACG GGAGTGTTTTACAGGAACTGGACGATTGAGAACGCGACGCAATTAGGGTTGAAGGGGTGGGTGAGGAACCGGAGGGACGGGTCGGTGGAGGCTCTGTTCTCCGGGAGTGTTGACGCGGTGCAGGAAATGGAGCAGAGGTGTCGGCGTGGCCCTCCCGATGCGGTTGTCACCGGCCTTCAGGTTTTCCCCTCCGACGATGACCCTGCCACTACTGGGTTTCACCGCAAACCTACTCTTTGA